From the Flavobacterium galactosidilyticum genome, one window contains:
- a CDS encoding toxin-antitoxin system YwqK family antitoxin, with protein sequence MKNKRILFLCLFVLMQLSVFRVSAQTDFNKLDDKGLKNGLWKGAYEESKRPRYEGTFVHGKEIGIFKFYDDTKAKTVIATREFDPKDNSAYTIFYNQKNSKVSEGKVVNKQFEGLWKYYHLDSQSIMCTENYSKGKLEGLRTSFYINGKIAEEIMYKNNLKNGFYKKYTEKGDVLEESNFKNDVYEGLAIFQDGNGIMVSKGQFVNGKKEGIWQFYEKGKMIKEVNMSFSANEIKSKK encoded by the coding sequence ATGAAAAATAAAAGAATATTGTTTTTGTGTCTGTTTGTACTAATGCAGTTATCTGTCTTTAGGGTTAGCGCTCAAACTGATTTTAATAAATTAGACGATAAAGGACTGAAGAACGGTCTTTGGAAAGGAGCGTATGAAGAATCAAAACGACCACGTTATGAAGGAACTTTTGTGCATGGAAAAGAAATTGGCATTTTCAAGTTTTATGATGATACTAAAGCTAAAACTGTAATAGCAACTAGAGAGTTTGATCCTAAAGATAATTCAGCTTATACTATCTTTTACAATCAGAAAAATAGTAAAGTGAGTGAAGGAAAAGTGGTAAACAAACAATTTGAAGGACTATGGAAATATTACCATTTAGATTCACAATCAATCATGTGTACTGAAAATTACAGTAAGGGAAAACTAGAAGGTTTGCGTACTTCCTTCTATATTAACGGTAAAATAGCAGAAGAAATCATGTACAAAAATAATTTAAAAAATGGTTTTTATAAAAAATATACAGAGAAAGGTGATGTGCTGGAAGAATCTAATTTCAAGAATGATGTATATGAAGGGTTAGCGATCTTCCAGGATGGTAATGGTATTATGGTCTCAAAAGGTCAGTTTGTTAATGGTAAGAAAGAAGGGATTTGGCAGTTTTATGAAAAAGGCAAAATGATCAAAGAAGTAAATATGAGCTTTTCGGCTAACGAGATAAAGTCAAAAAAGTAG